One segment of Heliomicrobium gestii DNA contains the following:
- the pyk gene encoding pyruvate kinase — MHSISQEASSTGRPRTKIVCTVGPASSDPAILTEMIRAGMRVARLNFSHGTYEEHAARIAAVRQAAGALEQPIAILLDTKGPEIRLGQVAGGKATLAEGAEVTLFPDDGTLGTAERLPISYGGLVEDVRPGVRVLIDDGNIEMEVIAVQTGEIRCRVKNGGDVSSRKGVSVPGVALRMPAISEKEVKDLEFGIAQDMDFVAISFVRDASDVLGIRKILEDRGASMQLIAKIENHQGVDNIDEILAVSDGIMVARGDLGVAIPTEDVPLVQKMIIEKCNIAGKPVITATQMLDSMIRNPRPTRAEATDVANAILDGTDAIMLSGETAAGKYPVEAVTMMARIAIRTERVLRHDEELDRRRKSGLGSVTDSISHATCSIAADLGAKAIITLTKAGSTARMVSRYRPECPIIAATPETKVLRQMAVVWGAEPMKVQETAGTDEMLGDAIECALNEGRIASGDLVVVTAGVPVGVSGTTNLLKVHVAGRILAHGMGIGRKKAVGKVRICRSPADAARLEKGEIMVAFGTDREYVQALERCAGIITVEGGLTSHAAIVGLQFGIPVIVGVDNAFEALSDGDIVTIDATERGMVYEGTARVL; from the coding sequence ATGCATTCCATTTCCCAGGAGGCGTCTTCGACCGGGAGGCCTCGCACCAAGATCGTCTGCACCGTCGGACCCGCCAGTTCCGATCCCGCCATCTTGACGGAGATGATCCGGGCCGGCATGCGGGTGGCCCGGTTGAATTTTTCTCACGGCACCTATGAGGAGCATGCCGCCCGCATCGCTGCTGTCCGCCAGGCTGCCGGGGCTTTGGAACAGCCCATCGCCATCCTCCTCGACACAAAAGGCCCCGAGATCCGTCTCGGCCAGGTGGCTGGTGGTAAGGCAACCCTTGCGGAAGGCGCCGAGGTCACCCTCTTTCCTGACGACGGGACACTCGGAACTGCGGAGCGCCTGCCGATCAGCTATGGCGGGCTCGTGGAGGATGTGCGACCGGGCGTGCGGGTGCTTATCGACGACGGGAACATCGAGATGGAAGTGATCGCCGTCCAGACAGGCGAGATCCGCTGTCGCGTCAAAAACGGCGGCGACGTGAGCAGCCGCAAGGGCGTCAGCGTCCCCGGCGTGGCCCTGCGCATGCCGGCCATCAGCGAGAAAGAGGTGAAAGATCTCGAGTTCGGCATCGCCCAGGATATGGATTTTGTCGCCATTTCCTTTGTTCGCGACGCCTCCGATGTGCTCGGCATCCGCAAGATATTGGAGGATCGCGGCGCCTCTATGCAGTTGATCGCCAAGATTGAGAACCACCAGGGCGTCGATAACATTGACGAGATCCTGGCCGTTTCTGACGGGATCATGGTCGCTCGGGGCGATCTCGGCGTCGCCATTCCGACGGAAGACGTCCCTCTTGTCCAGAAGATGATCATCGAGAAGTGCAACATCGCCGGCAAGCCGGTGATCACGGCGACACAGATGCTCGACTCGATGATCCGCAACCCTCGGCCGACGCGGGCGGAAGCGACCGATGTGGCAAACGCCATCCTCGATGGGACTGACGCCATCATGCTCTCCGGTGAAACGGCGGCCGGCAAGTACCCTGTCGAGGCGGTGACGATGATGGCCCGCATCGCCATACGGACAGAGCGGGTGCTGCGCCATGACGAGGAGTTGGATCGCCGCCGCAAATCGGGGCTGGGATCGGTCACCGATTCGATCAGCCACGCCACCTGCAGCATCGCCGCCGACCTGGGGGCCAAGGCGATCATCACCTTGACCAAAGCGGGATCGACGGCCCGCATGGTCTCCCGCTACCGTCCCGAATGTCCGATCATCGCGGCCACGCCGGAGACAAAGGTGTTGCGCCAGATGGCGGTCGTCTGGGGCGCCGAACCGATGAAGGTGCAGGAAACAGCGGGCACTGATGAGATGCTGGGCGATGCCATCGAATGCGCCTTGAATGAAGGGCGCATCGCTTCGGGTGACCTCGTCGTCGTCACCGCCGGCGTGCCTGTCGGCGTATCGGGGACGACGAACCTGCTCAAGGTCCATGTGGCCGGCCGGATCCTGGCTCACGGCATGGGCATCGGACGGAAAAAGGCGGTCGGCAAGGTTCGCATCTGCCGCTCCCCCGCAGATGCGGCTCGATTGGAAAAGGGCGAAATCATGGTCGCTTTCGGAACCGACCGCGAATACGTGCAGGCTCTTGAACGGTGCGCTGGCATCATCACCGTCGAGGGTGGCCTCACCTCCCATGCCGCTATCGTCGGCTTGCAGTTCGGCATCCCTGTTATCGTCGGTGTGGACAACGCTTTTGAGGCGCTCTCTGACGGGGACATCGTCACCATCGATGCGACTGAACGGGGGATGGTGTACGAGGGGACAGCCCGGGTGTTGTAA
- a CDS encoding NAD(P)H-dependent oxidoreductase, which produces MIHFKKVLGIVASKRRLGNSEVLLKEIMDHVPDPCSKELIRLPDCRIDPCNGCYRCLQPGQGCPIKDDFSFIIDKIREADAVIIGVPVYFFGPHASLKLLIDRLLGVQRFVDDTRGKPCLVVIPYGIEQWQGYAQTAALVLPRVMEMKLIDCWTLQAALPGACFDKPEQLERARELGRTLFQAKECEKRVRECPTCGSDLFRIHDDGNLACPLCGTIRAHVSGESAPIDGPRESRLSSMALHDHFRCRLVSMIEEYQRERVRLKRVQSDYAGKTWWVAPSEGKVDQRDEQNDMR; this is translated from the coding sequence GTGATCCACTTTAAAAAGGTCTTAGGCATCGTAGCATCGAAACGACGGTTGGGAAACAGTGAAGTGCTGCTCAAAGAGATCATGGACCATGTTCCCGATCCTTGCAGCAAAGAATTGATCCGGTTGCCTGATTGTCGCATCGACCCCTGCAACGGTTGTTACCGTTGTCTTCAACCGGGACAGGGCTGCCCCATTAAAGACGATTTTTCATTCATCATCGACAAGATCCGAGAGGCCGACGCAGTGATCATTGGCGTCCCCGTCTATTTTTTCGGTCCCCACGCCTCGCTGAAATTATTGATCGATCGCCTGTTAGGTGTGCAGCGTTTTGTTGACGATACCCGTGGCAAGCCCTGCCTGGTGGTGATTCCCTATGGCATTGAACAATGGCAGGGGTATGCCCAGACAGCCGCCTTGGTGCTGCCGCGTGTGATGGAGATGAAGCTGATCGACTGCTGGACCTTGCAGGCGGCGCTCCCCGGCGCTTGTTTTGACAAACCGGAACAACTGGAGCGAGCGAGAGAGTTGGGGAGGACCCTGTTCCAGGCCAAGGAATGCGAGAAAAGGGTGCGGGAATGCCCCACCTGCGGTTCTGACCTCTTTCGGATCCATGACGACGGGAATTTGGCATGTCCTCTCTGCGGGACGATCCGAGCCCATGTATCAGGGGAAAGCGCGCCCATTGACGGTCCCAGGGAGAGCCGGCTATCTTCCATGGCACTTCATGATCATTTTCGCTGTCGGCTGGTGTCCATGATCGAAGAATACCAACGAGAACGGGTTCGATTAAAAAGGGTGCAGAGCGACTACGCGGGCAAGACGTGGTGGGTCGCTCCTTCGGAAGGGAAGGTTGACCAAAGAGACGAGCAAAACGATATGAGGTGA
- a CDS encoding long-chain-fatty-acid--CoA ligase: MDQSSRNGADEWNLGKVWLQSYPPEVSPRLDYSAETVPQVLERTAASYPDHGALSFLGARMTYRQLWQEVTRFANALVHRGLRPGDAVCVMLPNCPQAIIAFYGALQAGAVVVMTNPLYVERELQYQLQDSGATFIVALDLLQERVLRAIEKTKIEQVIFTGIQDYLPIPPNLVNASAPPPQGANPPVVVSATIHRWPAVLESGRSEAEITSRQAEDVALYQYTGGTTGTPKGVMLTHRNINANTQQIFAWFYKCEPGKERILCVLPFFHVYGLTMGMHLGIAVGAELILLPRFESDKILETIDRERPTMFPGTPTIYIAIINHPKVAQYDLSSIKGCISGAAPLPVEVQQRFEELTGGRIVEGYGLTEASPVTHVIPLWHKRKSGSIGLPLPDTEVKIVHLETGAAVAGGEVGELAVKGPQVMKGYWNRPDETHEVLRDRWLYTGDLAYMDEEGFFFIVGRKKDVIIAGGYNIYPREVEEVLYEHPAIQEAVVVGVPDPYRGETVKAYLVRKAGAEISPAEIEQYCRNNMATYKVPRVIEFRTELPKTLSGKILRRQLLEEENEVAATKTENS; the protein is encoded by the coding sequence ATGGATCAATCGAGCCGTAACGGTGCCGATGAGTGGAACCTGGGCAAGGTGTGGTTGCAAAGTTACCCGCCCGAGGTGTCGCCGCGCTTGGATTACAGCGCAGAAACAGTGCCACAGGTGCTGGAGAGAACAGCGGCGTCATATCCTGACCATGGCGCGCTCTCTTTTCTGGGAGCGCGGATGACCTACCGGCAGTTGTGGCAGGAGGTAACCCGTTTTGCCAACGCCCTGGTCCATAGGGGGCTTCGGCCCGGCGACGCCGTATGCGTCATGCTGCCCAACTGTCCACAGGCGATCATCGCCTTCTACGGCGCCCTTCAAGCCGGCGCTGTCGTGGTCATGACCAACCCCTTGTATGTGGAGCGGGAACTGCAATACCAGTTGCAGGATTCGGGCGCGACATTCATCGTCGCCCTGGATCTGCTGCAAGAGCGGGTGCTGCGGGCGATCGAAAAGACAAAAATCGAACAGGTGATTTTTACCGGGATTCAAGACTACCTACCCATTCCGCCAAACCTTGTAAATGCCTCCGCGCCGCCGCCGCAAGGCGCAAACCCGCCGGTTGTCGTCAGCGCCACGATCCACCGTTGGCCGGCTGTGTTGGAAAGCGGCCGTAGCGAGGCGGAGATCACGTCAAGGCAGGCGGAGGATGTCGCCCTTTATCAGTACACCGGGGGAACGACGGGGACGCCGAAAGGCGTCATGTTGACCCACCGCAACATCAACGCCAACACCCAACAGATTTTCGCTTGGTTTTACAAATGCGAACCCGGCAAAGAACGGATCCTCTGCGTATTGCCCTTTTTCCATGTCTATGGGCTGACCATGGGGATGCACCTGGGCATCGCCGTCGGCGCCGAATTGATCCTGTTGCCCCGCTTTGAGAGCGATAAGATCTTGGAGACGATCGACCGGGAGCGTCCCACCATGTTCCCGGGAACACCGACGATTTATATCGCCATTATCAATCACCCGAAGGTAGCCCAGTATGATCTGTCATCAATCAAGGGGTGCATCAGCGGAGCGGCGCCGTTGCCGGTGGAGGTGCAACAACGGTTCGAGGAGCTGACAGGCGGTCGGATCGTGGAAGGCTATGGGTTGACGGAAGCGTCGCCGGTCACCCATGTCATCCCCTTGTGGCATAAACGAAAATCGGGCAGTATCGGCTTGCCCTTGCCTGACACAGAGGTGAAGATCGTCCACCTGGAGACGGGGGCGGCTGTAGCCGGCGGGGAAGTGGGCGAATTGGCCGTCAAAGGACCGCAGGTGATGAAGGGCTACTGGAACCGTCCGGACGAAACACATGAGGTCTTGCGCGATCGTTGGCTCTACACCGGTGACCTGGCCTACATGGATGAAGAGGGTTTCTTTTTCATCGTCGGTCGCAAAAAAGACGTCATCATCGCCGGCGGATACAATATTTATCCGCGCGAAGTGGAAGAGGTCCTCTACGAACATCCCGCCATCCAAGAAGCGGTTGTCGTCGGCGTTCCCGATCCCTACCGTGGGGAAACGGTGAAAGCCTATCTCGTGCGCAAAGCGGGAGCCGAGATCTCTCCGGCGGAGATCGAACAATACTGCCGGAACAACATGGCCACCTATAAGGTTCCTCGGGTCATCGAGTTCCGGACGGAACTGCCCAAAACGCTTTCCGGAAAAATATTGCGTCGCCAACTGTTGGAAGAGGAGAACGAGGTGGCTGCAACGAAAACGGAAAATTCATAA
- a CDS encoding TetR/AcrR family transcriptional regulator, whose product MTRQREKDKLPIIIEAAKVIFACYGFHDSHIAKIAKQAGIAEGTIYLYVRSKEELMIRLFEHQVGSFIAALQEQLRSIDDARAQIRCIIQQHLAKLEEDPELARVFQFELRQPNLTIREGIAPILRQYFQIIEHTIRLGQQQGHFDPTLSAVLVRKLIFGGINEVATSWVFSQKDYSLRSQGEPLLRMILKGITT is encoded by the coding sequence ATGACGCGGCAACGTGAAAAGGACAAATTGCCGATCATCATTGAAGCGGCGAAGGTGATCTTCGCGTGCTACGGCTTCCATGATTCCCATATCGCCAAGATCGCGAAACAAGCGGGGATCGCCGAAGGCACCATCTATCTGTATGTTCGCAGCAAAGAAGAACTGATGATCCGCCTCTTTGAGCATCAAGTAGGATCGTTCATCGCGGCGCTGCAGGAGCAACTGCGATCGATCGATGACGCGAGGGCGCAGATCCGCTGCATCATCCAGCAACACCTGGCAAAGTTGGAAGAGGACCCGGAGTTGGCCCGGGTGTTCCAGTTTGAACTGCGCCAACCCAACCTCACGATCCGGGAAGGCATCGCCCCCATCCTGCGGCAGTACTTTCAGATCATCGAGCATACGATACGGTTGGGGCAGCAGCAGGGGCATTTTGATCCTACCCTATCGGCGGTGCTGGTTCGCAAGCTCATCTTTGGCGGCATCAATGAAGTGGCCACTTCCTGGGTGTTCAGTCAGAAAGACTACTCCTTGCGTTCCCAGGGAGAACCGTTGCTCCGCATGATCCTCAAGGGCATCACAACGTGA
- a CDS encoding 3-hydroxyacyl-CoA dehydrogenase/enoyl-CoA hydratase family protein, producing MVQSIQKAVVLGAGVMGSAIAAHLANAGREVLLLDIVPKDLTAEEAKQGLTLQDAIVRNRIAAVAKANLLKQKPSPLYSPDVLDRIAVGNLEDDLPRVAGADWVIEAIVERLDVKRAIWKRVEAHWRPGTIVSSNTSGVSINGIVEECSDDFRRHFMGTHFFNPPRYMKLLEIIPCRETDEQLIGFMQSFCEKQLGKGVVLAKDTPNFIANRIGTYGLLVTLQAMEKHGLTVDEVDALTGPVIGRPKSATFRTLDLVGLDVFVHVANNVFQTTADPEERAVFATPAPLQRMLEQGWLGDKSGQGFYRKEKGPKGTEICALDIGTLSYQPRKKIAIPSLETAKMGKGTAEKIKTLISGKDPAAQFSWEILKKVLLYSANKLPEIADDIVSVDAAMRWGFNWSLGPFETWDAIGVKESVARMGAEGEVIPLWVAQMLEKGQERFYGERDHQRFYVRLSGDRAEMERPAEQLQVADLRRQPPIRSNAGGSLYDMGDGVAFLDFHSPKHAIGPDFLQMVRWSIEEAERNYKGLVIGNEGANYCVGANLMLILMEAEDENWDDLDYMVRQFQQTAMAIKYSRCPVVVAPHGLTLGGGCELTMPAAAIQAAAETYIGLVEVGVGLIPGGSGHKELLLRAMDEAGAGEKDDLQPIVNRVFETIAMAKVSTSAMDAQRLGYFRRNDAITMNTDCQLYEAKQKALALWDQGYTPPVSRRIPVVGEPGLALLKLGVYSLQQAGRISDHDTKIAGKVAHVLTGGYIPAKSLVPEQYLLDLEREAFLSLVGEPKSQDRMRHMLTKGKPLRN from the coding sequence ATGGTCCAATCGATCCAAAAAGCGGTTGTCCTTGGGGCGGGCGTGATGGGATCGGCGATCGCCGCCCATCTGGCCAATGCCGGTCGAGAGGTGCTCCTGCTGGATATCGTTCCGAAAGACCTTACGGCAGAAGAGGCGAAGCAAGGCTTGACCTTGCAAGACGCGATCGTGCGCAATCGCATCGCCGCCGTCGCCAAGGCGAATCTGCTCAAGCAAAAACCGTCGCCCCTGTATTCGCCGGACGTGCTGGATCGGATCGCCGTTGGGAACTTGGAAGATGACCTTCCCCGCGTCGCCGGGGCCGATTGGGTCATCGAAGCCATCGTCGAACGGCTGGATGTGAAGAGAGCCATCTGGAAACGAGTGGAAGCGCACTGGCGGCCTGGCACGATCGTTAGTTCCAACACATCGGGAGTGTCGATCAACGGGATAGTCGAAGAATGCTCCGATGACTTCCGGCGCCATTTTATGGGGACCCACTTCTTCAATCCGCCCCGGTACATGAAGTTGTTGGAGATCATCCCTTGCCGGGAGACGGATGAACAACTGATCGGCTTCATGCAGTCTTTCTGTGAGAAACAGTTGGGCAAAGGCGTCGTGCTGGCGAAGGATACGCCGAATTTCATCGCCAATCGCATCGGCACCTATGGATTGCTCGTCACCTTGCAGGCCATGGAGAAGCACGGCCTCACGGTCGACGAGGTGGATGCCTTGACCGGTCCTGTTATCGGACGGCCGAAAAGCGCTACATTCCGCACCCTCGATCTGGTGGGCCTTGATGTCTTTGTCCATGTGGCGAACAACGTGTTCCAGACGACGGCAGATCCCGAAGAAAGGGCCGTCTTTGCGACACCGGCGCCGCTGCAGCGGATGCTGGAGCAGGGGTGGCTCGGCGATAAGAGCGGCCAGGGTTTTTACCGCAAAGAAAAAGGACCCAAGGGAACGGAGATTTGCGCCCTCGACATCGGAACGCTATCCTACCAACCCCGCAAAAAAATCGCCATCCCTTCGTTAGAGACGGCCAAGATGGGCAAGGGGACGGCGGAAAAAATCAAGACCCTGATCAGCGGCAAGGATCCCGCCGCCCAGTTCAGCTGGGAGATCCTCAAAAAAGTGCTTCTCTACTCGGCCAACAAGCTGCCGGAAATCGCCGACGATATCGTCAGCGTCGACGCAGCGATGCGGTGGGGCTTTAACTGGTCCCTGGGACCCTTTGAAACGTGGGATGCCATCGGGGTCAAGGAAAGCGTCGCCCGCATGGGCGCCGAGGGAGAGGTCATTCCGCTCTGGGTGGCCCAGATGCTTGAGAAGGGACAGGAACGGTTCTACGGCGAGCGTGACCACCAGCGCTTCTATGTGCGCCTGTCCGGTGACAGAGCGGAGATGGAACGGCCGGCCGAGCAGCTGCAGGTGGCCGATCTGCGCCGGCAACCGCCCATCCGTTCCAACGCCGGCGGTTCCCTCTATGACATGGGCGACGGCGTGGCCTTCCTCGATTTTCACTCGCCAAAACATGCCATCGGACCCGATTTCCTGCAGATGGTCCGCTGGAGCATCGAAGAGGCGGAACGCAACTACAAAGGGCTCGTCATCGGCAACGAGGGCGCCAACTACTGCGTCGGCGCCAACCTGATGCTGATTCTTATGGAAGCGGAAGACGAGAACTGGGATGACCTCGACTACATGGTGCGCCAGTTCCAGCAGACGGCCATGGCCATCAAGTACAGCCGTTGTCCCGTCGTCGTGGCGCCCCATGGCCTCACCCTGGGCGGCGGATGCGAACTGACGATGCCGGCGGCGGCCATCCAGGCAGCGGCGGAGACCTACATCGGACTGGTGGAGGTCGGCGTAGGTCTGATTCCCGGCGGCAGCGGCCACAAGGAACTGCTCCTGCGGGCCATGGACGAGGCGGGCGCCGGTGAAAAAGACGACCTGCAGCCGATCGTCAACCGGGTCTTCGAGACCATCGCCATGGCCAAGGTGTCAACGAGCGCCATGGACGCTCAACGGCTTGGGTACTTCCGCCGCAACGACGCCATCACGATGAATACGGACTGCCAACTTTATGAGGCAAAGCAAAAAGCGCTGGCCCTGTGGGATCAAGGCTACACGCCGCCGGTGTCGCGCCGGATCCCTGTCGTGGGCGAACCCGGTCTGGCCCTGCTGAAGCTGGGCGTCTATTCGCTCCAGCAAGCGGGACGGATCAGCGACCATGACACCAAGATCGCCGGCAAGGTGGCTCATGTCTTGACGGGCGGATATATCCCCGCCAAGAGCCTTGTGCCGGAGCAGTATCTCTTGGACCTTGAGCGAGAGGCCTTCCTCAGCCTGGTCGGCGAGCCGAAGAGCCAGGATCGGATGCGCCACATGTTGACCAAAGGGAAACCGCTGCGGAATTGA
- a CDS encoding acetyl-CoA C-acyltransferase, whose protein sequence is MREAVIVSAVRTPVGKAPKGVLKDVRPEDLAALAVQGALARVPAIAPEEVEDVIIGCAFPEAEQGMNLGRIVAQRAGLPYSACGMTVNRFCSSGLQSIAIAAERVMTGFADRLIAGGVESMSTIPMGGTKIAPNPYLMEHMPEAYMAMGITAENVAARFGVSREEQDLFALKSHQKAAQAQAEGRFIEEITPVTFTKRWVDEAGKLQERDVFFEKDEGVRGDTSLEALGRLRPAFRENGTVTAGNSSQISDGASAVLVTSREKAEQQGLPILGAFRSFAIGGVPAEIMGIGPVEAIPKALKLAGIGQDEVDLFELNEAFAAQALYVIRHLGIDPERVNVNGGAIALGHPLGCTGSKLTTTLLYEMKRRQARFGVVSMCIGGGMGAAAVFERF, encoded by the coding sequence ATGAGAGAGGCCGTGATCGTCAGCGCCGTACGGACTCCCGTCGGCAAAGCGCCGAAAGGCGTCTTGAAGGATGTGCGCCCGGAAGATTTGGCTGCCCTAGCGGTCCAGGGCGCCTTGGCGCGCGTGCCGGCCATCGCGCCGGAAGAGGTGGAAGATGTCATCATCGGTTGCGCCTTCCCTGAAGCGGAACAGGGGATGAACCTGGGGCGGATCGTGGCGCAGCGAGCCGGATTGCCCTACAGCGCCTGCGGCATGACCGTCAACCGGTTTTGTTCCTCGGGGCTGCAATCGATCGCCATCGCGGCGGAACGGGTGATGACCGGTTTTGCCGACAGGCTGATCGCCGGCGGCGTGGAAAGCATGAGCACGATCCCCATGGGGGGAACCAAAATCGCCCCCAATCCCTACCTGATGGAACATATGCCGGAAGCCTACATGGCCATGGGCATCACGGCGGAAAACGTGGCCGCCCGGTTTGGCGTCAGCCGGGAAGAGCAAGACCTCTTTGCCCTGAAAAGCCATCAAAAAGCGGCCCAGGCGCAAGCGGAGGGACGCTTTATCGAGGAGATCACACCGGTGACCTTCACCAAGCGGTGGGTCGATGAAGCGGGAAAGTTGCAAGAGCGGGATGTCTTCTTTGAGAAGGATGAAGGCGTTCGCGGGGATACGTCGCTGGAGGCGTTGGGGAGATTGCGCCCCGCTTTTCGCGAAAACGGAACCGTCACCGCCGGCAATTCTTCACAGATCAGCGACGGCGCTTCGGCGGTGCTGGTCACCTCGCGGGAGAAGGCGGAACAACAGGGATTGCCCATACTCGGCGCCTTTCGATCCTTCGCCATCGGCGGCGTCCCAGCGGAGATCATGGGCATCGGGCCGGTGGAGGCGATCCCGAAGGCGCTCAAGCTGGCCGGAATCGGGCAAGACGAGGTGGACCTCTTTGAACTCAACGAGGCCTTTGCTGCTCAAGCGCTCTATGTGATCCGTCATTTGGGGATCGATCCGGAGCGTGTCAACGTCAACGGCGGCGCCATCGCCCTTGGTCACCCGCTGGGTTGCACCGGCAGCAAGCTGACCACGACGCTCTTATACGAAATGAAGCGGCGCCAGGCTCGCTTCGGCGTCGTCTCCATGTGCATCGGCGGCGGAATGGGCGCGGCAGCAGTATTCGAAAGATTCTGA
- a CDS encoding acyl-CoA dehydrogenase family protein, translating to MSDFIRGGSFLTETLAPEQVFTPEDFTEEQRTIAQTTADFIAGNVTPHLEQIEKLDYGLTRTLLREAGEIGLLGADIPEAYDGVALDKISSTLITENMARGGSFGLSHGAHVGIGTLPIVFFGNEEQKQRYLPALGSGEKIAAYCLTEPGSGSDALGAKTKALLSEDGRHYRLNGTKQYITNAGFADVFVIYAKVDGDKFTAFIVDRDTPGLSIGPEEKKMGIKGSSTCPVILEDASVPVENVLGEIGKGHQIAFNILNIGRYKLGAGCIGSAKWAIHLSTKYANARAQFNTPIARFPLIQEKIADMAIELYGAESVIYRTAGLIEKALEVKEPLQATAEYAAECSICKILASEMLDQVADEGVQIHGGYGYTQEYEIERMYRDARINRIFEGTNEINRLLIPDTLLKRAMKGEIPLLAAAQRLQSELFTLGVHMDDGVPLSVEADLVERSKKTLIFVAGLAVQKYQKALAQEQEILRNMADLVINVFAMESALLRAKKKLAQSNQEQASLSIDLARAFVNRRFGAIEQIAKQSLAAMEEGDTLRAQLSILKKLTRHLPVNEKALKRKIAQPFLEAEKYAL from the coding sequence ATGAGCGATTTCATTCGCGGCGGGAGCTTTTTGACGGAGACCCTGGCGCCGGAACAGGTCTTCACGCCCGAGGATTTTACGGAGGAACAACGGACCATCGCTCAGACGACGGCCGATTTTATCGCCGGCAATGTGACCCCACACCTGGAGCAGATCGAGAAGCTGGACTATGGCCTGACCCGTACCTTGCTGAGAGAAGCCGGTGAAATCGGGCTCTTGGGCGCCGATATCCCGGAAGCCTATGACGGCGTGGCCCTTGACAAGATCTCGTCCACGTTGATCACCGAGAACATGGCCCGGGGTGGCTCCTTCGGCCTGAGCCATGGCGCCCATGTTGGCATCGGCACCTTGCCCATCGTCTTTTTCGGCAATGAGGAACAAAAACAACGCTACCTGCCGGCGCTGGGCAGCGGCGAAAAAATCGCCGCCTACTGTCTGACCGAGCCGGGTTCCGGTTCTGACGCCCTCGGCGCGAAAACAAAGGCGCTGTTGAGCGAAGACGGCCGCCATTACCGGTTAAATGGGACGAAGCAGTACATCACCAATGCCGGTTTCGCCGATGTCTTTGTCATTTACGCCAAGGTGGATGGCGACAAGTTCACCGCCTTTATCGTCGATCGCGACACGCCGGGCCTGTCCATCGGCCCGGAAGAGAAGAAGATGGGGATCAAAGGCTCTTCCACCTGCCCGGTGATCCTGGAAGACGCCTCTGTGCCTGTTGAGAACGTCTTGGGCGAGATCGGCAAAGGCCACCAGATTGCCTTCAACATCCTGAACATCGGCCGCTACAAGCTCGGCGCCGGCTGCATCGGTTCGGCCAAATGGGCGATCCACCTATCGACCAAGTATGCCAACGCCCGCGCCCAGTTCAACACCCCCATCGCCCGCTTCCCCCTGATCCAGGAGAAGATCGCCGACATGGCCATCGAACTCTATGGCGCCGAGTCGGTCATCTACCGCACGGCGGGCCTGATCGAAAAAGCCCTCGAGGTGAAAGAGCCCTTGCAGGCCACGGCGGAATACGCCGCCGAGTGCTCCATCTGCAAGATATTGGCCTCGGAGATGCTTGATCAGGTCGCTGATGAAGGCGTGCAGATTCACGGCGGCTACGGCTACACCCAGGAGTACGAGATCGAGCGCATGTACCGCGACGCCCGCATCAACCGGATCTTTGAGGGCACCAACGAGATCAACCGGCTCTTGATCCCCGACACGCTGTTGAAGCGGGCCATGAAAGGGGAAATCCCGCTGCTGGCGGCGGCGCAGCGACTGCAGTCGGAACTGTTCACCTTGGGCGTTCATATGGATGACGGCGTTCCCCTGAGCGTCGAAGCCGATCTCGTCGAACGCAGCAAGAAGACCCTGATCTTCGTCGCCGGTTTGGCCGTCCAGAAGTATCAAAAAGCCTTGGCCCAGGAACAGGAGATCCTCCGCAACATGGCCGACCTGGTCATCAACGTCTTTGCGATGGAGAGCGCCCTGCTGCGGGCCAAAAAGAAGCTGGCCCAGTCCAATCAGGAACAGGCGTCCCTGTCGATCGACCTGGCCAGAGCTTTTGTCAACCGGCGCTTTGGGGCGATCGAACAGATTGCCAAGCAGTCCTTGGCCGCCATGGAGGAAGGCGACACGCTGCGGGCGCAGCTGTCGATCCTGAAAAAGTTGACCCGCCACCTGCCCGTCAACGAAAAGGCGCTGAAGCGGAAAATTGCTCAACCCTTCTTGGAGGCGGAAAAGTACGCCCTCTAA